One genomic window of Aptenodytes patagonicus chromosome 19, bAptPat1.pri.cur, whole genome shotgun sequence includes the following:
- the FBXO2 gene encoding F-box only protein 2 isoform X2: MESLPEAVLIRILASIPAVDLVLACRLVCCQWKNLVDGAALWILKCQQEGLTGAESQENAENWQNFYFLSKKKKNLIKNPCGEEDLQHWGEVENGGDGWKIEELPGDFGKEFPSGEVHKYFVTSYEWCRKAQVIDFRAEGYWEELMDTTQPKIVVKDWYAGRSDAGCLYELCVKLLSENEDVLAEYKSETIAIPQDNDANWTESFTMLRCFLCYPS; encoded by the exons ATGGAGTCCCTCCCTGAAGCAGTCCTGATCAGAATCCTGGCTTCCATACCTGCGGTGGATTTGGTGCTGGCGTGCCGCCTGGTCTGCTGCCAGTGGAAGAACCTGGTCGATGGAGCTGCGCTTTGGATCCTGAAGTGTCAGCAGGAAGGCCTCACTGGAGCAGAGTCACAGGAGAATGCAGAAAATTGGCAAAACTTCTACTTCTTgagtaagaaaaagaagaatctcaTCAAGAACCCATGTGGTGAAG AAGACTTGCAGCATTGGGGAGAGGTAGAGAATGGAGGTGATGGCTGGAAAATTGAAGAGCTCCCCGGGGACTTTGGAAAAGAATTCCCTAGTGGAGAAGTCCATAAATACTTTGTTACATCTTATGA GTGGTGTCGAAAGGCTCAGGTCATTGACTTTAGGGCTGAGGGCTACTGGGAAGAGCTGATGGATACAACCCAGCCTAAAATTGTGGTAAAAGACTG GTATGCAGGACGCAGCGATGCCGGCTGCCTCTATGAGCTCTGTGTGAAGCTGCTCTCAGAGAATGAGGATGTTCTGGCTGAGTACAAAAGTGAGACTATTGCCATCCCACAGGACAACGATGCCAACTGGACTGAG TCTTTCACCATGCTGAGATGTTTCCTCTGTTACCCAAGCTAA
- the FBXO2 gene encoding F-box only protein 2 isoform X1 — MESLPEAVLIRILASIPAVDLVLACRLVCCQWKNLVDGAALWILKCQQEGLTGAESQENAENWQNFYFLSKKKKNLIKNPCGEEDLQHWGEVENGGDGWKIEELPGDFGKEFPSGEVHKYFVTSYEWCRKAQVIDFRAEGYWEELMDTTQPKIVVKDWYAGRSDAGCLYELCVKLLSENEDVLAEYKSETIAIPQDNDANWTEISHTFSNYGPGVRFVRFEHGGQDTLFWKGWYGVRVTNSSVTVEP, encoded by the exons ATGGAGTCCCTCCCTGAAGCAGTCCTGATCAGAATCCTGGCTTCCATACCTGCGGTGGATTTGGTGCTGGCGTGCCGCCTGGTCTGCTGCCAGTGGAAGAACCTGGTCGATGGAGCTGCGCTTTGGATCCTGAAGTGTCAGCAGGAAGGCCTCACTGGAGCAGAGTCACAGGAGAATGCAGAAAATTGGCAAAACTTCTACTTCTTgagtaagaaaaagaagaatctcaTCAAGAACCCATGTGGTGAAG AAGACTTGCAGCATTGGGGAGAGGTAGAGAATGGAGGTGATGGCTGGAAAATTGAAGAGCTCCCCGGGGACTTTGGAAAAGAATTCCCTAGTGGAGAAGTCCATAAATACTTTGTTACATCTTATGA GTGGTGTCGAAAGGCTCAGGTCATTGACTTTAGGGCTGAGGGCTACTGGGAAGAGCTGATGGATACAACCCAGCCTAAAATTGTGGTAAAAGACTG GTATGCAGGACGCAGCGATGCCGGCTGCCTCTATGAGCTCTGTGTGAAGCTGCTCTCAGAGAATGAGGATGTTCTGGCTGAGTACAAAAGTGAGACTATTGCCATCCCACAGGACAACGATGCCAACTGGACTGAG ATCTCCCACACCTTTTCCAACTATGGGCCTGGGGTCCGCTTTGTCCGCTTTGAACACGGTGGCCAGGACACACTATTCTGGAAGGGATGGTATGGTGTACGTGTTACTAACAGCAGCGTGACAGTGGAGCCATAG